Sequence from the Ereboglobus luteus genome:
GTGCTGTAAGTTACACGCAGTTTCAACTTTTCCAAACACCACCATGAGCATCGCACTAATCGTATCGCTAATCGTCCTCGTCCTGATCGTCCTTTTTGTAATCGGCATTTACAACAAGCTCGTCGGGCTTAGGAACCGCTTCAAAAACGCCTTCGCTCAAATCGACGTGCAACTGCAGCGCCGCTACGACCTGATTCCGAATCTCGTCGAGACGGCCAAGGCCTACATGAAACACGAGCGCGAGACGCTCGAGGCCGTGATCGCCGCGCGCAACACCGCCTACGCCGCGTCGAAGGCCGCTGCCGCGAATCCCGCCGACAACGGCGCGATGAAATCGCTGCTCGGCGCCGAGTCCGGCCTCGGCAGCGCGCTCTCGCGCCTGATGGTTGTCGCCGAGCAGTATCCCGACCTGAAGGCCAATCAAAACATGATGCAGCTTAGCGAGGAACTGACTTCGACCGAAAACAAGGTGTCGTTCGCGCGCCAGGCCTACAACGACTCGGTGATGACCTACAACACCCAGCGCGAAGTTTTCCCGTCGGTTATTTTTGCGGGCATGTTCGGTTTCGGCCCCGCGGAATTGTTCCAGGTCGAAAGCGCGCAGGTGAAACAGGCGCCGAAGGTTTCGTTTAACTGAAGACCTCGATTGGTTGCTCAAATGGCACGGGCGATTTCGTCCGTGCTTTTTTTGTGCGCATCAGCCGCGCCTAGTTGCCCGATTTCTCAATTTGCACGCGCGGACAATTTGTTCATGGTGCGTTTCTTTTCGACAACATGAGCACTGTTTCCACATCCGCCGGCAGCGACGTTTTCACGGATTACGCGTGCGTGCAGGATTATCTTTTCAGCCTGAAGGCGCGCGGCGTGAAATTTGGGATTGATCGCATGCAGTCGTGGATCAGCGCGCTGGGGCATCCCGAGCGGGCCGTGCCGGTCATCCACATCGCGGGCACAAACGGCAAGGGCTCGACGGCGGCGATGCTCGACGCGATTTTTCGCGAGGCGGGCTGGCGCACGGGGCTCTACACATCGCCGCATCTGGTGCTGCTCGGCGAGCGCGTGCAGGTAAATCGCGAGCGGCTCAACGAGCCGGAAATTCTCGACTACACAAACGAGTTGCGCCCGATTGCCGCGGCGGTTTCGCGCGAGAATCCCGACGACCACCCAAGCTTTTTCGAGTTCATGACGGCGATGGCGTTCATACAGTTCGCGCGGAAAAAATGCGACGCGAGCATCGTCGAGGTCGGCATGGGCGGGCGGTTTGACGCGACCAATGTCGTCGTGCCCGAAGTGTCGGTGATCACGACAATAAGCCTGGATCATTGCGAGTTTCTCGGTGATGAGGTCGAAAAAATCGCGTTTGAAAAAGCCGGTATCATCAAGCCCGGAAAACCTGTTGTGATCGGACATTTGCCCGGGGCTGCGGCAGCGGTCGTGCGTCGTGTCGCGGGCGAACTCGGCTCCCCCGTATATTCGATTGAGGAGGAGTTTGGCGCGGACATCGACAGCCCCGGTTATCCGCGCACGAACCTCGAAGGCGATTACCAGCGATGGAACGCCGCCACGGCGGCGCTCGTGGCCCGCGTGCTGATGAAAGCACCGGACTCGCGCTGGCGGTTGACCGGTGACGTGATCGCGCGCGGCTTGCAACGCGTCGACTGGCCGGGACGCTGGCAGCGCATCACGGTTGGCGGGCAGCCGTTGATTCTTGACGCATCGCACAATCCCGAGGGCGCGCAAACACTCGACGAAAACCTCGCGCGCCTGCGCGCCGAACTCGGCGGGGGAGAGGAGGGCAAGCCGGTCATCGTGACGGGCGCGCTGGGCGCGTTGCGCGCGCGGGCGTTGCTGGAAGTCGAGGCGAGGCATGCGCGCGAGTTGCACCTGGTCGTGCCGCATCAAGCGCGCGCGTGTTCGTTCGAGGAGTTGGAGGCGCAGGTGCCGCGCGATTTCAAGGGGAGGATTTATCACGCGACAGTCGAGGAGTTGTTTCCCGAGCCGGATCGTTGCGCGATTTCGGATTCGCATGCCCCCGTGGTCGTGTCGGGTTCGATTTACCTGATTGGCGAAATCTTAGCCCGCCTGCAAAAAGGCGTGAAAGCCGAGGGCCGCTTGCAGGATTTTTGAGGACAAAAAAGTTTGGGGCGCAAATAAAGGCGAAACAGACGCATGCCGCGAATGCATGTCGATTCGCGTCCATTTTCGGTTCAGTTCATGCCAAATCAAAAAACGCCTCCGCCTTGGCGCGGTCTTTGGCGATTTGCGCG
This genomic interval carries:
- a CDS encoding LemA family protein; this translates as MSIALIVSLIVLVLIVLFVIGIYNKLVGLRNRFKNAFAQIDVQLQRRYDLIPNLVETAKAYMKHERETLEAVIAARNTAYAASKAAAANPADNGAMKSLLGAESGLGSALSRLMVVAEQYPDLKANQNMMQLSEELTSTENKVSFARQAYNDSVMTYNTQREVFPSVIFAGMFGFGPAELFQVESAQVKQAPKVSFN
- a CDS encoding bifunctional folylpolyglutamate synthase/dihydrofolate synthase encodes the protein MSTVSTSAGSDVFTDYACVQDYLFSLKARGVKFGIDRMQSWISALGHPERAVPVIHIAGTNGKGSTAAMLDAIFREAGWRTGLYTSPHLVLLGERVQVNRERLNEPEILDYTNELRPIAAAVSRENPDDHPSFFEFMTAMAFIQFARKKCDASIVEVGMGGRFDATNVVVPEVSVITTISLDHCEFLGDEVEKIAFEKAGIIKPGKPVVIGHLPGAAAAVVRRVAGELGSPVYSIEEEFGADIDSPGYPRTNLEGDYQRWNAATAALVARVLMKAPDSRWRLTGDVIARGLQRVDWPGRWQRITVGGQPLILDASHNPEGAQTLDENLARLRAELGGGEEGKPVIVTGALGALRARALLEVEARHARELHLVVPHQARACSFEELEAQVPRDFKGRIYHATVEELFPEPDRCAISDSHAPVVVSGSIYLIGEILARLQKGVKAEGRLQDF